Sequence from the Rhodococcus jostii RHA1 genome:
AAAGACAGGCGGATGAACAGCCCGATCACGATCAGTACCGCACTGAACAGGAACGGCAGTCGCCAGCCCCAGCTGAGGAACTGCTCGTCGGGCAGTTGGGAGACCGCGAAGAATGCCAGGGTCGCGACGCTGGTCCCGGCCGGGGCGCCCATCTGGGAGAAGGATCCGAAGAAGCCCTTCTTCGCGGTCGGGGCGTGCTCGACGGCCATCAGTGTGGCCCCACCCCACTCGCCGCCGACCGCGAAGCCCTGCACCAGGCGCAGCAGGGTCAGCAGGATCGGGGCGGCGATCCCGATCTGGGCGTAACCGGGCAGCAGTCCCATCAGGACGGTGGCCGAGCCCATTCCGACCAGGGAGATCACCAGCATCTTCTTGCGGCCGACCCGGTCACCGAAGTGGCCGAAGACGATGCCGCCGAGCGGGCGGGCGAGGAACCCGACCCCGAAGGTCGCGAAGGACAGCAGGATTCCGATTGCCGGGGACACATCGGGGAAGAACAGCGTGGGGAAGACCAGGGCGGCGGCGGTGCCGTAGATGAAGAAGTCGTAGTACTCGACCGTGGTGCCGATGAAGCTGGCCATCGCCACCCGGAGCGGTGAGGTGGCTGCGGGCTTCGTCGAGGACGCGGAGGTGTTGCTCACGGTCGGGCTTCTCCGATCCGCGGGCCGAAACATGTCGGCGCCGCGTGGACCAACCTGCGCGAAGCGGTCGTCATGGCCGCTCCTTTCTCTGAGGGAAGTGAGAGAAACATTCACAACTGGAATGCTAGACGTCTAGCAGTGAAGTTACGCCGCCATGGAAGGTGACGCAAGTCTCTCCGGTGTTGAGATGCGACCGGCGGTACTCGCCGGCACAAGGCGCCGGTCATCGCCAAAGGGTGTTTCCCCCGGCAGTGGGCATAGAAAAGGCCCGCCCCGTGCAACGTGTGGTTGCGGGGGGCGGGCCGCCGGTGGGGGCGTCTCAGCCGACCGAGTCGTCGGCTTCGTTGCGGATGACCGAAATGGTTCCCACGATGTGCCGTTCCATGGCCTCGCGGGCCGTCGCCTCGTCCTGTTGCCGAATCGCCTCGATGATCGCGTGGTGATCGTCCTGGCGTTCGGGGAGGGCGCTCGACAGCGGGTTGGTGATCCCGGTGGTGTTGATCAGGAAGTCGGACATGTCCCACATCCGCTGGCTGGTCTCGGCCATGATCCGCGAATGCGCCATTGTGTGGATGGCGGCGTGGAATTCGCGATTGTGGATGCGGTATCCGTGCGCGCGCACCTCGGGGTCGTGGGAGGTGAGCAGCGCATCGATCCGGGACGAGATCAGGCCCAGCTCGGTGAGCTGGGCGTCGGTCCGGCGGGCGGCGGCGACCGCCGCGATCGTGCCCTCGAAGCCTCCGAACAGGGTGAAGAAGTCCTCGACCTCACGCTGGGTGTAGGAGACGACCTCGCACCCGCTCTGCGGGAAGATGTAGACGAGCTTGTCGCTGGAGAGTCGGCGCAGGGCGTCCATGACGGGCTGCTTGCTGACCCCGAACTCCTGGCGGATGGACTCGACGACGATCTTCTCCCCGGCCGCGTAGCGTCCCTCGAGCAGTCTGGTCTTGAGGATGTCGTACATGGCGGCGGAGAGCCGTGCGCCCGAGGTCCGGACATTCGCGAGAAGGGCGGCAGCCTCCGGATCGGTGCTGGTGGTGCTCATATGTACACGCTTTCGTCGGGCGCGCTGATCATGGTGTCCCCCTCGCCTGCGGCGCTCACCGCAGCAACTTGCATTCTAGTACTTGTGGTCCGCGTCACTGTCAGCTACGGTCATCTGGAACGCTAGAATTCTAGTTTCGAGGTGTACGGCTTGTTTTACCAGCACAACGGGTCGGCGGCAACCCTTCCGTAGCGGGATCGCGCCGCTCAATGCCGTTCCCTTTCAACGGAATTGCTCACCATTCGGCGCTTGCGCGACCTGACCCGGGACCCGAACACGCAGTCCCGGATTGCTCATCCCGCGAGCCGATCGCCCTCGTTCATGGAGTCAAACCACACCAGCGGGTCAATGCAAGGAGAAGAAGATGGAATTCTGTATCGGCACCTGCGCCAAGATCGACCAGGTCGCGATGGTGAAGCAGGCCGAGGACCTCGGGTTCTCGCACTTCGGTGTCGGCGAAGGGCCCTTGCTGTTTTCCGACCCGTACCAGTACCTGGCGCTCGCCGCGACCCAGACCAGCTCGATCAATCTGGGCACCATGGTCACCAATCCGCTGACCCGGATCGCCCCGGTCACCGCGAACTCCATGGCCACCCTCAACGCCCTGGCACCGGGGCGCACCTTCCTCGGCATCGGCACCGCCAACAACGCGCTGCGCTCGATGGGTAACCGCACCGCGAAGATCTCCGAACTCACGCACGCCATCGAGGTCTCGCGGGAGCTGATGGCCGGACGCCGGGTCACCCACAACTGGCTCGGACAGTCCCGGGAAGTGGAGTTCCTCGACAAGGACAGCGGTTTCTACAACGTCACCGACCACATTCCGATGTGGGTGGCCGCCGGCGGACCGCGCGGGCTCGCCGAGGCGGCCAAGTACGCCGACGCCGTCGTCTACTGCCTCGGACCGAACGTCGAGATGATCAAGCTGATCCGCAGTCGCCTCGACAAGGCGGTCGCCGACGCCGGCCGAGCTCCCGGTTCGGTCAAACTCGTCTCCCTGTCCTGGTTCTACCAACTCGGCAGCGGTGAGACCTGGGAAGACGGTGTCACCAACGGTTTCGGTTCCGGACCGATCAGCTCGTGCATCACCAACGCCGGCCTGATGGACCAGCACCGCGACCAGCTGGGCGATTCCATCGTCGATGCCTCCATCACCGCCGCGCAGCGGTATTTGGGCGACCCGAAGGCCCCGGACCAGCCGCACTACCTCGACGTCTGGGCGAAGTACCTGCGCGGACTCGATCCCGCACACCGGCCGATCATCACCAAGGAACTCGTCGACTACTGGTGCCTCTACGGATCACCCGCCGAGCTGCGGGACAAGGCCGCCCTGATGCGCGAGGCAGGTGTCGACATCCTCCAGGTCTTCCTGTCCAACCCCTTCACCGCAGCCCGAGACATCGACAACATCGGGCACTCGATCCTCGCTCACGCCTAAACCCGCACCCCCGAACCAGGAGCTATTGATGGAACTCGACCCCCGCACCACCGCCGTCGTGGCCGTTCACTGCCAGGGCGACGTCGTCGGCCCCACCGGCGCCTTCGCCGACTTCTTCCACCAGCAGGTGAGCGAACGCCGCGTCATCGACCAGATCGCCGCACTCATCGCCGCGGCCCGCGAGGCCGGCGCCCCCGTGGTCTACACCCGGGTCGCCTGGAAACCCGACTTCTCCGACCTCGAGGTCAACTCACCGCTGCTGGGCATCGTCGCCCAGTCCGGCTGCCTCAAGGAGGGCAGCGAACTCGCCGAGATCGTCGAACCGCTGAAGCCGAACGGCGACGACATCGTGCTCACGCACCAGCGGATCGGCGCCTTCGCCGGGACCGACCTCGACACCATCCTGCGGGGCAAGGGCATCACCACACTCCTGTTCGCCGGTGTGGCCACCAACGCCTCTGTCGAGGGAACAGCTCGCGTTGCAAGCGATCTCGGCTACCGCGTCGTGATCGTCGAAGACGCGTGCTCGGCGGCCAACCCCGAAGCGCACGAGGCGAGCATCAACTCGCTCGGACTGCTCGCCGAGATCGCCACCGTCGACGACATCCGGACCGCCCTGACCGCCTCGGTCACCGGCACCACCGCCTGACCACACCGAACCGAAACCGGCCGCACTGGTGTGGGCGCCCCGCGGCGCCCACACCAGCACTCCGTGTGCCCGACATCCCGCTATCCAGCCAGACGAACCACCACTCAGGAGTTCCCTTCATGAAGTCGACCATGCGCGTTGCCCGCCTCCACGAGATCAATCAGCCGATGCAGATCGAGGAACTCCCGACCCCCGAACCGCGGGCCACCGACGTGCTGGTGCAGGTCAAGGCCTGCAACGTCGTACCGAACCTGTCCAACGTGCTCGCCACCTACAGCGAATGGTTCCCCTACCTGCCGCTTCCGAAGCTCCCCGCCATCTTCGGCCTCGACTCCGCCGGCGTCGTCGCCGCCGTCGGCAGCCACGTCACCGACGTCGCCGTCGGCGACCGCGTCTACGTCAACCCCGGAATCTCCTGCGGCGGCTGCCGCGCCTGCCGGCAGGGGCACGATCAGAACTGCGACAAGTACACCTTCATGGGCTACTTCTCCTTCGGCGCCGACGGCCAGCAAATCTTCGACGCCTACCCCTACGGCGGGCTCGGTGGGTATCTGACTGCGCCGCAACGCAATCTGGTGAAGCTGCCCGACTCCGTCAGCTTCGAGGAAGGCGCCCGATTCGGCTACCTCGGTACCGGTTACTCGGCCCTGTGCAAGGCCGGCGCCGGCGCCGGCTCCACCGTGCTGATCGATGGCATCTCCGGAACCCTGGGTCTGGGTACCTGCCTGAGCGCCCTCGCGCTCGGTGCGAGCCACATCTTCGGCACCGGCCGTAACGCCGATCTCCTCGAGGACGTCCGATCCATCGCCCCCGACCGCATCCACGTCCTGCCTGCCGGCGAGGGCGACCTGCGCAGCTGGGTGCGCGAACACAACAACGGGGAGGGCGTCGACATCGTCATCGACTCACTCGGCCCCGGCGCACCGGCAGAATCGTTCCTCGACGCCATCACCACCCTGCGCCGCGGCGGCGTGGCCGTCGACATCGGTGGCATGATGGAACGCCCACCGCTGGACATGTTCTCGCTGATGTGCAGCCAGATCAGCGTCCTCGGCAGCCTGTGGTTCTCCACCGCCGAGGCCCAGGACATGGCCGACCTCGCCGGCGCCGGGGTCCTCGACCTGTCGGTGTTCGAGCACCACAGCTTCCCGCTCGAGAAGATCAACGAAGCTCTCGCCGACCTCCCGGCCCGGCACGGCGGCTTCACCAACTTCGTCAGCGTCCCCTGATCCGCCGGCGCCCCGCATCACCCACCGGTGCGGGGCGCTCGACCGCCCTCCAGCAAAAGGAGCACCGCTGTGCGGGCCTATCGAACCGTCAGACAAAGCGACCTACCCGAGCCCGAGGAACTGAGCTGGCGCCTCGCCGCGACGTGCCGGATCGTCAGTCCTGCCCTGTTCTTCC
This genomic interval carries:
- a CDS encoding cysteine hydrolase family protein, producing MELDPRTTAVVAVHCQGDVVGPTGAFADFFHQQVSERRVIDQIAALIAAAREAGAPVVYTRVAWKPDFSDLEVNSPLLGIVAQSGCLKEGSELAEIVEPLKPNGDDIVLTHQRIGAFAGTDLDTILRGKGITTLLFAGVATNASVEGTARVASDLGYRVVIVEDACSAANPEAHEASINSLGLLAEIATVDDIRTALTASVTGTTA
- a CDS encoding GntR family transcriptional regulator; the protein is MSTTSTDPEAAALLANVRTSGARLSAAMYDILKTRLLEGRYAAGEKIVVESIRQEFGVSKQPVMDALRRLSSDKLVYIFPQSGCEVVSYTQREVEDFFTLFGGFEGTIAAVAAARRTDAQLTELGLISSRIDALLTSHDPEVRAHGYRIHNREFHAAIHTMAHSRIMAETSQRMWDMSDFLINTTGITNPLSSALPERQDDHHAIIEAIRQQDEATAREAMERHIVGTISVIRNEADDSVG
- a CDS encoding alcohol dehydrogenase catalytic domain-containing protein, with product MKSTMRVARLHEINQPMQIEELPTPEPRATDVLVQVKACNVVPNLSNVLATYSEWFPYLPLPKLPAIFGLDSAGVVAAVGSHVTDVAVGDRVYVNPGISCGGCRACRQGHDQNCDKYTFMGYFSFGADGQQIFDAYPYGGLGGYLTAPQRNLVKLPDSVSFEEGARFGYLGTGYSALCKAGAGAGSTVLIDGISGTLGLGTCLSALALGASHIFGTGRNADLLEDVRSIAPDRIHVLPAGEGDLRSWVREHNNGEGVDIVIDSLGPGAPAESFLDAITTLRRGGVAVDIGGMMERPPLDMFSLMCSQISVLGSLWFSTAEAQDMADLAGAGVLDLSVFEHHSFPLEKINEALADLPARHGGFTNFVSVP
- a CDS encoding LLM class flavin-dependent oxidoreductase, whose amino-acid sequence is MEFCIGTCAKIDQVAMVKQAEDLGFSHFGVGEGPLLFSDPYQYLALAATQTSSINLGTMVTNPLTRIAPVTANSMATLNALAPGRTFLGIGTANNALRSMGNRTAKISELTHAIEVSRELMAGRRVTHNWLGQSREVEFLDKDSGFYNVTDHIPMWVAAGGPRGLAEAAKYADAVVYCLGPNVEMIKLIRSRLDKAVADAGRAPGSVKLVSLSWFYQLGSGETWEDGVTNGFGSGPISSCITNAGLMDQHRDQLGDSIVDASITAAQRYLGDPKAPDQPHYLDVWAKYLRGLDPAHRPIITKELVDYWCLYGSPAELRDKAALMREAGVDILQVFLSNPFTAARDIDNIGHSILAHA